One part of the Candidatus Hydrogenedentota bacterium genome encodes these proteins:
- the smpB gene encoding SsrA-binding protein SmpB yields the protein MTATGEKLIATNRRAGRDYIVLDKMEAGIALMGTEVKSLRVSGGITLKDSYADIESGQLYLLNAHINPYEQGNLFNHDPERKRKLLMHKREILRLGQRIEEKGFTLIPLRVYFKRGRVKIELGLCRGKHVFDKREDIKKRESEREIDRAMKHARRS from the coding sequence GTGACCGCAACGGGCGAAAAACTCATAGCGACCAACCGCCGTGCCGGCCGCGATTACATCGTGCTTGACAAGATGGAAGCGGGTATCGCCCTCATGGGCACGGAGGTGAAATCGCTGCGCGTTTCCGGCGGCATCACGCTCAAGGACAGCTACGCCGACATCGAGAGCGGCCAGCTGTATCTGCTTAACGCGCATATCAATCCCTATGAACAGGGCAATCTGTTCAACCATGATCCGGAACGCAAACGCAAGCTTCTCATGCACAAGCGCGAAATCCTGCGGTTGGGTCAGCGGATTGAAGAAAAAGGCTTCACGCTTATTCCGCTGCGCGTTTATTTCAAGCGGGGGCGCGTCAAGATCGAATTGGGCCTGTGCCGCGGCAAGCATGTCTTTGACAAGCGGGAAGACATCAAGAAGCGCGAAAGCGAGCGGGAAATTGACCGCGCGATGAAACACGCGCGCCGGAGTTGA
- a CDS encoding PAS domain S-box protein, producing the protein METLPLDAYRFALDHTVDAVIITDLNSVIQYVNPAFSETTGFAAEEAIGKKPGILRSRQTTAETYKQMWSVIRAGGWWRGEIVNVKKNGEEWYSYLSITQIRDGEGRPFAYVGISRDITEMKRLQFQLRDAGLEAIFMLSVASEAKDDVTGSHIRRVQHYAQALALRLGLSEVEAETIGYSSMMHDIGKMHVPDAVLKKAGPLTREEWELMVRHPESGVAILRDKPFYSVARDIAGNHHERWDGSGYPRGKRGEEIPLASRIVTVADVFDALTTRRPYKAAWTIDAALDELRAQRGKTFDPRVVDAFLELWADGVVDAIRRDFPSPESTAV; encoded by the coding sequence ATGGAAACGTTGCCGCTGGATGCGTACCGCTTCGCGCTTGACCACACGGTGGATGCGGTGATCATCACGGACCTGAACAGCGTGATTCAGTATGTAAATCCCGCGTTTTCGGAAACGACCGGCTTTGCCGCGGAAGAAGCCATCGGCAAGAAACCGGGCATCCTCCGTTCCCGGCAGACAACCGCGGAGACCTACAAGCAGATGTGGTCCGTTATCCGGGCGGGCGGCTGGTGGCGCGGCGAGATTGTCAACGTGAAGAAGAATGGGGAGGAGTGGTACAGCTACCTCTCGATCACGCAAATTCGCGACGGCGAAGGCCGGCCGTTTGCCTATGTCGGCATTTCCCGCGATATTACCGAGATGAAGCGGCTTCAATTCCAGCTCCGGGATGCCGGCCTTGAGGCGATTTTCATGCTGTCCGTCGCGTCCGAAGCCAAGGACGACGTCACGGGGAGCCATATTCGGCGCGTACAGCATTATGCGCAGGCACTCGCGCTCCGGCTGGGTCTTTCGGAGGTCGAGGCGGAGACGATCGGGTACTCGAGCATGATGCACGATATCGGCAAAATGCACGTGCCGGACGCGGTCCTGAAGAAAGCGGGCCCACTCACCCGCGAGGAGTGGGAACTCATGGTGCGCCATCCGGAAAGCGGCGTGGCCATTCTGCGCGACAAGCCGTTCTACAGCGTTGCCCGCGACATTGCGGGCAATCATCACGAACGCTGGGACGGCTCCGGCTATCCGCGGGGCAAGCGGGGCGAAGAAATCCCGCTCGCATCGCGCATTGTCACCGTGGCGGACGTGTTTGACGCATTGACGACCCGCCGTCCTTACAAGGCCGCGTGGACCATCGATGCGGCCCTGGACGAATTGCGGGCGCAGCGGGGCAAGACCTTCGACCCGCGAGTTGTCGATGCGTTCCTGGAACTGTGGGCGGACGGCGTTGTGGACGCGATCCGCCGCGACTTTCCGTCGCCTGAATCCACGGCGGTGTGA